A stretch of DNA from Rheinheimera sp. MMS21-TC3:
TATTGTGTGCCCAAAGAGGTTTGTTACCGGCCTCAATTACGCTGCGTTAAACCTATTATTCATGGTGTACAAACTGCTACTGTCACTTGTAAAGGTAATGAAGAAATCTCAATTGATGAACTAGGTCGTATTACGGTTAAGTTTCATTGGGATCGCAGTGATATTACAGATAATCAGAGCTCTTGTCCTATCAGAGTTAGCCAAAATTGGGCGGGTAAAAAGTGGGGGGCTTTCTTTTATCCCCGACGTGATCAAGAAGTCTTAGTAGAATTCTTAAATGGTGATCCTGATCAGCCAATCGTTATTGGTGCTGTTTATAACTCTGATCATATGCCGCCGTATGGTTTACCTGATGAAAAAACTCAATCGGGTATAAAAACTCGCTCTACAGAAAAAGGCGGGGATGCAAACTTTAATGAAATTCGCTTTGAAGATAAAAAGGGCGAAGAACTACTGTATTTACACGCCGAAAAAGATTTTGAACTGCAAGTTGAAAATGATCAGCAAAGGGTTATTGGCAATGATCGTAAAACAGCGATCACAGGCAATGATACCGTTAATGTTAAAAAAGATCGTAAAACCACTATCGATGGTGGTGATACCTTAAAAGTGGGCAAAAAGTTGGTAATTAATGCCGGTGACGCTATTACCATTAAAACTGGCGCTGCATCTATTTCAATGAAAAGTGACGGTTCTATTGATATTAAAGGCACCAACATTACGATTAAAGGCTCTAAAGTTAGTATTAATTAAAACTTCAAATAGCCTTAAGGAATGTAAATATGGGTAAACCTGCTGCTGTGATCGGTATGATGCATTTATGCCCTAAAGTGCAACCTGGGCCAGTACCTCATGTTGGTGGTCCCATAATTGCTGGCTCACCTAATGTGAGTATATGCGGGATCCCAGCTGCAAGAAAAGGAGATAAATTAGTCTGTGTTGGCCCGCCAGATACTATTAATAGCGGTTCTTCAACGGTATTTATTAATGGTAAAAATGCGGCTCGATTAGGAGACTCAACGGCCCATGGTGGCAAAATTATTTTGGGTATTCCAAATGTTTTAATTGGTGGTTAACGCACTATGTTAGTAGATGAAAGCCTAATTGATAATACCCGTTTACTACTAGCGCAACGTTTACAGTTAGTTGACAGCCGCTATGTTGGGCTGCAGCAAATTAGGCAGCATGATTTAAAGTTAATCACTAATATTAAATTGTTACTCAAGCGTGAAAACAGCTCAGAGTTACCGGCATGGTTTAATTGGTTAGATCAAGACAATGTCACCCCCTTAGACCTTGCAGATCTAGATGAGTTTATCAACAATGATCGTGCTTGGTTGCTATTAACCGAAATAAAAGTGTTACTGCAACCAACTTGGCTTGATGAATTTATTAAAGCCTTTCAACATAATCCAGAAGCTGAATACAGTCGTTTATTTTGGCAGCTAGCCGCTAGGTTGCAGCTAAAGTTAAACCCGTTTTGCTTTTCACAGCCATTAACCGGTCAAGCATTATGGTATATCGTTTGTTCAGCACAACCGCAGTTACAGCCTGAGCTGCAGCAGCTTTTAATTCGTTTATTACCAACTGATCCGCTAATGGTCTATACCAAAATGGCGCTACATAGTTACAACAATGGATTTAATGAAACCGCAAGTAATAACAAGCAATCAGAACGGTTTTGCGAGCTAGCCTTAATTAGTCAGTTAATTAAGACTGAACAACTTAAGCCAGAACATTTAATGTTATTACTGATCTCTGCACCAGAGAGTAAACAAACGGAAATAATTAATTACCTGATTAATAATATTGCGACTCAATCTTTAGCAATTTTAGCTTTAGCTATCAGTGGTAAAGCTAAGTTTATTGCTTTATTACTTGAGTTAGCGCAACAAGCCGATACTAGTGAAGAAGCAACCGACAGTTTAGGTTGTATCCTTGGTGTTATTGAGGCTGACTCGTTATTATGTGACGTAAATTTACTAGCTAATTTACACCTGAATGCAAATAGCAAATACCTTGCGGGGCATACCTTAAATTCAACAGTTCTAGCTTTAGTATGGCAGCAGGGGAACCAGTTACAGCGTCGTATTGCAGCTTGTTATGCGCGTTTAGCTGATAATAATACTTACTGGCGTGAGCCAGATACCTTGTTGGGTGGTGCATGGCATTGCCAATAACGATTTGTGACTATGTAGTTGTAACCGGTAAAACCACCAATACCGACCATGCAATGACATTAGCAATAAATGAAATTCCAGCTAAGGACTATCGTTGGCAAAGTTATTCTTTACCAAGCAATTTTATTGACGATGAACAGCCTGCATCACAATTAGCGGATCGCATTATTACGCTTCTTAATACCTTATGGCCCAGCATAGAACATCGCATTGCCGACAACGAAGTTTATTTATTGTTGCCAGAGTTTTCCGGAGTAGATAACCCTGAGCTACAGCAATTATTGCAAGCCATTATGCGCCAGTTTCCGGCATTATTGCGCAATCAACATTGCAAAGTATTTCCCTTTGGCCGAGCGTCGGCATTAATGGCGTTTGCTGCTGCTAGAGCACGCTTAACTAGCCAAAATAGCAGCAAAGTTTGGTTAGTGGCTGTAGATAGCTTAGCTGTTATCAGCCGCTTACAAGCTTGGCTAGCAAGGCAATATTTCCAGCCAGAAGCGGTAGCCTCAGAGGCCGCTATTGCACTTTGCTTAACCGCTGCTAATACAGGCTTAATTAATAGCTTGCATGCAGCAGACGCTAATGTTGCAGCAGTGGGGGCTAATGCAAACTCAGCACAACAAGATGCCGCGTTAGCCCATTTGTTTTTGCATGTGGCTAAATCAATGAAACAACAATTAGCCTATATTATGCTGCCCGATACCGGCGAGCCACAGTTAACTAGTTTTTGGTCAGAGCAATATCAACAGTTACATGGTGTTGTAAACAAACAAACTCAGTTTGAGTTTCCAGGTTACTTTACCGGTGAACTTGGTGCAGCAGGTGGCTTATATCGGTTGTTACATATGTATTTAGGTTTTGAACAACAACGCTTAACGGCGCCATTATTACACTGTGAAATCGCTGAGCGCTCCTATAGAGCTGTATCTGTTTTTAATTATCAATCTGTAGTTCAGTAACAAGGACGTTAAAATAACATGTCGGTGCAATCTGTTCAGTTACAAAATCAAAATGGCACAGTGTTTCAGCTTAGCACGCAGGCTGAGCCTAATGCTGGCGAGGCAAAAAGCTTCCCATCTGCAGCAGATGCAGCAGGTTTTTTACAGCAGCAGTTTCAATTTAATTTACAAACACCATTAAATGCTATTTTAGACTATTTGGGTGTACCCACGTTGCATAGTGGTGGTTCTATTGAAGCTACTAAGCAAGCCTATAAAGCTATTGCGAGTGCGGTTATGGCGCGCAAAGTGTTTATTTATGAAATTGCGCCTAAGCCAGTGGCTTTACCTGAATCGCAAACTATGGGCCCTGCGCCTACCACTAAAGCCAAAGCGGCCAATCAAGGAGGCCGTACAGATAACAGTGAAACGACAAACGAAGACGCTACAGCAGTATCAGACCAAGCCGGTAGCAATGCTGCTGGTACGGCTATTACTGAAAATGCAAAGGTAGAAACCTGTGGCGATCCGGTTGCTATGGCAACTGGGGAAGAGATTTTAGAGTTAACCGACTTTAGCTTACCTGGTCCTGTGCCTTTAAACTTTATTCGAACGTATCGTTCAAGCCAAAGCCATGAAAATATTGGCATGGGCTTTGGTTGGCGCAGTAACTTCCATGTCAAAATTGTCGCTATTCAATCAAAAGACGAGCCTGAACAAAATGGCTTATATTTGCATAATGAAGAAGGCCGACGGTTACACTTTGCTATTCCTAAGCTTGGTCAAACGAGTTATCAGCTTTCTGAAGACTTAGCCCTACGCTACGAAAAAAATGGCAGTTTAGTGCTATTAAAGCCAGACAATAGCCAATGGGTGTTTGTGCCATCAGCAAAAGAACAACAACAATGGCAACTGCATCAGATCCTAGACAGCCTAGGTCATTTTTTACAGTGTTATTACGATAAACAAAATCGTCTAAGTCGCATAGATTATACCCGTAAACGTGGTATTGAACTGCATTATAATAGCCAAGGCTTATTGCAACGTATCGATGCTGTAGAGCAAGGTGAACACGGCTTAGTCCCCATACAACAGCAATTAGCGGCGTATGAATACGATACAGAGTTAGACTTAACCCGCGCCATCAATATTGCAGGCCAAGTTGAACATTATCAGTACCAACAGCATTTAATTACCGAGCGTCAGCGTGCCAGTGGCTTTAAGCATTACTTTGCTTGGCAAGGCCAAGGCCCTGCGGCCAAGTGCATTCGTAACTGGGGGGATGACGGTTATTATGACTATCACTTCCAGTATGATGAGCAGCGTAATACTACTACCAGCACCGACAGCCGCGGCCAGTGTTGGCAATATGTGCATAATGCACGTAATCAATTAGTTAAAAAAATGGGCCCAGATGGCGCAACTTGGCTATATAGCTGGAATAGTGCCGGTAAAAAAGTCTCTGAAACCGAACCTAATGGCGCTGTAAACCGCT
This window harbors:
- a CDS encoding PAAR domain-containing protein, translating into MGKPAAVIGMMHLCPKVQPGPVPHVGGPIIAGSPNVSICGIPAARKGDKLVCVGPPDTINSGSSTVFINGKNAARLGDSTAHGGKIILGIPNVLIGG